In a single window of the Eleginops maclovinus isolate JMC-PN-2008 ecotype Puerto Natales chromosome 6, JC_Emac_rtc_rv5, whole genome shotgun sequence genome:
- the rpp40 gene encoding ribonuclease P protein subunit p40, protein MTGDLERTPRCLLVSERSGFLQEKNRLFSQQLNFNYKVSVLLPDCGSAPPPLEAVLNSLNSFYLIRQLPVHELLDTHFLQSAVLQGVSGLSYRTRLDEDNCVALLPNGHLSLSLDKDSFELLGVEGKPSRFSHKRNIRYVVSVDLNDNRMAPGGRGYQRLLTGLKSRLQLKTDFLLTHPPGAGASLQALLSRCDWSEHRPEVSRRVLTDVSCPLLTSDLQSCDPHLLLEWLGAVDANISWEDSCSFLSCLGCPQPHAVASRALSVSVSGLLRPEDLQRILLQLRCYLEQPGLSSWASLTVHGFVDSPVSWGDAEHGVLRGGGNFYSLIMFPDQTYQLHLGAGAQDTCPP, encoded by the exons ATGACTGGAGACTTGGAGCGGACCCCCCGCTGCCTTCTGGTCTCGGAGAGGTCCGGGTTCCTGCAGGAGAAGAACCGACTCTTCTCTCAGCAACTGAACTTCAATTACAAG GTGTCAGTACTCCTGCCGGACTGTGGCtccgccccccctcccctggAAGCCGTGCTGAACAGCCTGAACTCTTTCTACTTGATCAGACAGCTGCCCGTCCACGAGCTGCTggacacacacttcctgcagaGCGCTGTGCTGCAGG GAGTGAGCGGGCTGTCCTACAGGACGAGGCTCGATGAAGACAACTGTGTTGCTCTGCTGCCAAATG gtcacctgtctctctctctggataAGGACTCCTTTGAGTTATTGGGAGTTGAAGGGAAGCCATCCAGGTTCAGTCACAAGAGGAACATCAGATACG TGGTGTCTGTAGATCTGAATGACAACCGCATGGCTCCGGGGGGGCGGGGCTACCAGAGATTACTCACAGGTCTGAAGTCCCGCCTTCAGCTGAAGACAGACTTCCTGCTCACACATCCTCCAG GGGCCGGAGCCTCTCTTCAGGCTCTCCTGTCCCGCTGTGATTGGTCGGAGCATCGCCCTGAGGTCAGCCGCCGCGTCCTGACCGACGTCTCCTGCCCCctgctgacctctgacctgcagtCATGCGACCCGCACCTCCTCCTCGAGTGGCTCGGAGCTGTTGACGCCAACATCAGCTG GGAGGACTCCTGCAGCTTCCTGTCCTGTCTGGGTTGTCCTCAGCCCCACGCCGTGGCGAGCCGCGCTCTGAGCGTCTCCGTCTCCGGGCTGCTGCGCCCTGAAGACCTGCAGCGCatcctgctgcagctcag GTGTTACCTGGAGCAGCCTGGTCTGTCTTCCTGGGCGTCTCTGACGGTTCACGGTTTCGTTGACAGTCCGGTGTCGTGGGGCGACGCTGAGCACGGCgtcctgagggggggggggaacttCTACAGTCTGATCATGTTCCCTGACCAGACCTACCAACTGCACCTGGGAGCAGGTGCTCAGGACACCTGTCCTCCGTAA